DNA sequence from the Fibrobacter sp. genome:
ATAAACCTGGGGATAGAGCGTGCGCTCTTGAGGGGAATAGTTTTGTCTTTAGATCCATGCAGAGCCATCACCGGACATTTTATCTGAACAGCGTCCTCCGGCCCTTCACAAGTAGTTATAGCTCTTACGACCTGTCGGTACCAGTCGAGTTCTTTTACTTTGATGATACTGTTCAGTTCACGCATGGGGTTGTTTTTCCCGTTTAAAGAGTGTCCGTAAGCGTAGTTAATGAGCCAGCGGAGTTTGTAGTCGGGATTTTTCAGAATTATTCGAGCCATTTCTCTGCTTTTGATACGATCAAACCTTGAGGAGTTCATTATGAAAGTTGAAACCAGCACTAGTGCTCTGACCCGTCTTACATGTGAAGCTGCGAACCGGGTGGCAATACCACCGCCAAAAGAGACACCGCAGAGGTAAAGTGAATCGATACCCAGTGAATCGAGGAAATCATCAATGAGATATTTAAAGTCGTTCATGTCACCCCTGTAAACCTTAGAGGTTTCAGGAAAATTGTAGGCGATAAGCTGCCATTTCTCTGCAAGACTGCTCACATTCAGAAAATTCCTTCCATCGAAAGCCAGACCATGCAGAAAGAGGAAAACAGGAGCGTTTTTATCGGGTCCGGGGTGATAGTAGTAGCGATGAGTGAAGCCGCTTTCGGAAGAACGGAACTCTTTGTATTGCCACCCGCCTTTTATACCGATGTGCACATGACCGGCATTGGTGATTCCTTTATCCTTCTGTTTATAATTACGTGGAACAAAGTTAAGGGCGAGATTGATGGCGGTGCCGATGAGTCTAAGCGTAAAAGTGGTCATATATAGGTTTTCAAGCATAATCTGTACCATTCAGGGATAATGGATTCATCTCGGAGATGATTTTGTGATTTAATGATTTAGTTTCGATTTTACCCCTGAGGTGATTTTTTGATTTACGGCATTAAATCACTGTTTCACCCCAAGGTGACTTTTTAACTTAACGAC
Encoded proteins:
- a CDS encoding alpha/beta hydrolase gives rise to the protein MLENLYMTTFTLRLIGTAINLALNFVPRNYKQKDKGITNAGHVHIGIKGGWQYKEFRSSESGFTHRYYYHPGPDKNAPVFLFLHGLAFDGRNFLNVSSLAEKWQLIAYNFPETSKVYRGDMNDFKYLIDDFLDSLGIDSLYLCGVSFGGGIATRFAASHVRRVRALVLVSTFIMNSSRFDRIKSREMARIILKNPDYKLRWLINYAYGHSLNGKNNPMRELNSIIKVKELDWYRQVVRAITTCEGPEDAVQIKCPVMALHGSKDKTIPLKSARSIPRFIPHASFEIIENGTHAMMYLQGEDMASRIMNYCKGLL